ATCACCCCACTTAAAGCCAAAAACAGCAACAAAAGAGCTCCCTACACCAATTGGTCAAGTGCAGCCAACGGAAATAATCCAGATAAACACACAGAAACACTAAATAACGACAGCAGAGCAAACACAAATCAGGAAAATCATTAGCATTATTTTTATGAATACTGAAATTTGAAGAATCAACTTTGCAACATTGCTTCCTACTCTCTTGGACAGTCGATTAGTTGTACGGTTCCTTTGCCCCGTCAAATACTCAATCAGCTTACGTAAAATATTTGTTATTTCCTTATCCGTCCATCCTGTAAAAGTATGCTCTTCCTGGCATTCACTCCTCGCTCCTTCTCTTGTCTTCCCACAAGATGGGAATAATGCAGATCATCACTTCATCCCAAAGGCCAAAGGCCAAAGACCAACCCCTAAACCCTACTAGTTTGCCCCAAAGGAGATAAATAGTAAGAGACAGCACATTTTGACTCCATATAAAAAAGCAAAATTGAATATCAAATAGACCCTTTCCTTTATATTCAACAAAATGAACCAGATTGAGAAAATTATCCATTGGGAATAAGCGcttcttaattatatatatatatatatatatatatattccacGATTAGAACAGAAGAAGACACTTCCTAGCGAATTCATACTGCTACCCAGGAAAAAACATTGGCAAGTTGTAATCTTTATGACCTTCGCCCTCAGCCTTCACTTTTTGAAGCTGCCCCTAACACCGGGACGCGGCTTAGATGATTCGGCTACATTATCGGCATGTAAATTGATGAGCTTATCTTCCTCAAAAGGGATCTTAGGATGGCGAGCATCGTGATGGATCTGCATAGATTTCAGGTCCGGCGCCGTGGATTTGCAGTGGGGACACTCAAACTTTGAGTGACCTCCTTTATCTTTTCCAGTTCTGTCCATCTGCCCAGCCTTCCCTCCGCCTCTGTTCGTCGTTGCTGCGTCGACCTTCGCCGCTATCTCCTTTGCCGTGTGCTTCTTTGGCTTCGCCTTTCCGGTCATGGTTGGCTGGTGATCGGAGGAACAGCGGTTTGACGAATTTCGATAAAGTGAAAAACCCTAGGAGGAAACAAATATTTGTGGGTATTGATTGAGCAagaaagaatgtaggatcataTATACACTTATCTGCTTTAGATGTCAGTTATGTTGTAAGGCTGGATTCAGATGAATTTGTCCACGTCGACAGTTCTAACTGGATATATTTTCGTTTTGTTTTTTGCTCATTGGCcaataaaagtttttttttttttttagaatctTAATAATTAAGTTAggaaaaagcaaaataaataaaggatAGTCTGATCAGcacaaaaaatatatactttatattatttaatttattataaaaatgatttccaaaattatatatttgtctttaaattttaatcttatgtctacataaaataattttttaataataataataatgatattcATAACTGCAAATCACTAATTTCAGTTGATTTTGGATTGAAATCGTTATTCCCAATTCAAGAATTAGTAACAGAAATCAAACCAGAAAACTCTAATCTTCAATTCGATATGATTTGTTGGTATCCAAAAGAACCAACCAAATTAACTAATTTGGAGACGACATAAAAGTATCAAGATGAACACAGAAACTGAAGTTTGATATTATAGTACAGAAATACACACTGGCAATGCAAATTGGCAATGCCCCTCTCCTTGCACATATGGAAGAAAATAAAAGGGGAAATAAATGAAACAGAGTACAAATGGATAATGTTTGGACAAATAAAATCATTTGCAAATGTAATAGAATGGTTGTGGTTAGGAACCAAACTAAAATGGTGATTCCTAATTTGACTTGATCTGAGGCTTCTGTATATTCTCTTCTCTATAAAGTAAACGCCTCTTGTTTGAACCGTATCCATGGTACTGGTAGATAATGCTGTACAGACACTGCCTCAGGCATGTCACATCGAACTTCTCCATAAATTGCAGATCAGAATTCCTCCATTTCACACCAGCAAAATGTCTATATTCCTCAAACACAGAAGCCAAGCACCAATTTTGCAGTTTTCTAAAGCAACCAACAAGACAACCAGTCCGATGCTGCAAGAAAGATGATGGAGAAAACAAGGTCAGAACTCAAGTGAAGTTCATAAACAAATGCCAAGGATGTAGGGGAAGAGTTTCACAATTGAACATCTGGTGGGGGTCTATGATATCAACCATGCAGAAAAGCAGATgaacaaataaatcatattactAGCTCTCTCTTTTTTCTAAATGATGATTCTTAAAGATTGAATAAATAATTCACAAAGTAGGATAAACAAATGCCTTCCCCGAGCCAAATCCAACTTTTGCAAATAGATACTGAGCACAAAATGTAGCATACAGCTAGGCAACTTTTATATGGATCAAGTATATACAGACAAACACAGTGAAAAGGTAACAAAAGAAAAGGCTTGAATTGAATATACCTTTCCCCGATTGCAATGAATCAGAATTGGATGATTCCTTACATCTGAAATATCAAGAAACTTATTTAAGAAACATAACAGGCAAAGAGAGCTTGAAAACTTGAAATAATAGAAGGCttagaaaaaatgaaaaacaagCAACACATGGTTCAAActtgaatataaatttttttgaacATTATTCATACCAATTAAGACTTTTAGAGCCTCCATGATAGTATCCCTGGGCATAGATACAGAAGGCTCCTGCAGATGCAAATGATTAGACAACAGTATTAGCGACAGATTCCATACTGTTACGcaatatataaaatcaatacCAACAAAATTaggaagagagaaaaaaaaagggaagagAGAAAATACAATTAGCAAGAAAGCACAGATGCCTGGCATCTTATTTCAAATGCAAAATATGCAGAGGATTGACAGAGGTTGCAATAACAAATGCAGGCAACCTTGAAAAAATTGAAGAGAAGAACAGAAAATTACCGACTTCCCCTCAATTCCAAATTGTAATAGTTTAATATTATTAGCACGAAGAAACTCCAAATTCTCTTGTGGATATGGCTCACAGCACAAATATCTGTTCCAAATACCAAAACAAGTCAAATTGGTCAGCTGAAACATTCAGTAAtgagaaaacaaataaacaaCATCGAATCAATCTTTGCTTTATTTCCATTCCTTCAAATTCTTTTCTATTAGTATCAACCAAGAGAAATATTCTACTTTCTCTGAAATCAAAcacattattattgtttttttcttttatataaaagaaagaaaactaaaatcaaaacttttaatttGTCGTCCTTATGTAAAACGGATCTCAAAAACCAAAGAAAAACCAAAATGACACAATCCAAATGAACAAGACAGAcgaattcttaaaaaaaaaatcgacgAATGCAAGTAATTACTAACATGATCGATCGGAGATTTAGAGATTTAAGGAAAGGGAAATTGTGGGGTTGAGGGAAAGCAGATCTGAAAATGCCGTCTTCAACCATAGAAAAATTCGCGGGCGGAAGCAAAACGCCGTCGTTCTTGTCTTCATAATCACTTTCGCGAATAATCAAACCCATTTGTAATTCGCCTCGAAAATCAAAAACAAGTCTTCTATTTGATCGCAGACCAAATAAAATCAAACAGAAGACTCGTTCTTGAAAGACAAAAAAAATCAGAAACAAGGAGAGGAGAAGAAGACGCTCATTGTTTGAGACGGAAAGAAGAGGGGGACGAAGGCTTTTAACAGAGGGAAAACGGGAGAGAAGAAAACGAAGTCGTTTTAGAAACGGATTCCGATTCCGAATCCAACTCAACGAACGTGTATATTTGGAGACGAGAGGGAAAAGTTTGGTTTTTTAACGAGAGATTTTCGGATTTGGATAAAGTTTCAGCGGCGGCTCTCAGGAAACAATAAACTGGATTATTTTGGACCAggtttttgatttgatttaagtctttattattattttggataaattttaaaataattaataaattaatttttatatttttaaaattaaatacttaatttttttacaattaatctatttaaattaaaaatcatttcatttattttttaatgttataaaaatatttttattacctttataacaaaaataaattatagtttaatttttaaattttaatataaataacgaattaatctcttattttttaaattaatttatattttttcataataaatctATTTAAACTTCAACTCTCTCATCCAtttcttaatattaaaaataaaaaaaatatttttattaacacttttaaatttaaaatattaaagagttaaaattttattatttttttatttattaaaatttcaatactttaatttttaatttttatttaaaataacacttaaattttaattaatttttatttaaattattatatttaactaattttaatatttgtttcattaatatctatttattaaaatattttaatactgataaatttaaaattttttaaaaaaatttacaatatcaactatttttaaataatatttaaatagtttataaacctttaattttacttttaaaagtttaattattcCATTAACTTTACGTTAATGTTCATAATAGAAGTAAgagttataattttaaatgaattgaatATAAAGTAATttacaatattaaattttaaaaatataaaaattaatttaaaatataaaaattaaaaaataattaatataatataaaatatttcacttatattaataaaaatttaaatatttacaaaaatatttaaaatatttattctttataatccattcattaataaaattataatttcaacagattaattattatgaaatttaaatatttaattttatatattaaaatttaagaattaaaatgtaattaacttaattatttttatttttattttttctaaattcaaTTTTGGACTTTCTACGTGCCCCTTTAGGAATATTCTTCGAATCCTCGGTTTTTGACACGTGTTGACTGCTTttagtataaataattttatttgtggTAAAACTCAAAatatctcaattttaaaaataattataagagcaataaattgatttttttttttcataaaaaatatataataagtaTTGAAACGCgtaacttttcttttattgtaTAAGAAGTATTCAAATGCGTTCTTTTTGTTTTATTGTATAATAAGTATTCAAATGCGTTAAttagaatcaattaataaattcacatatttgaattaaatcatttttttataaaaaaaaaaaaaatggacatTACCTTTGAAATTGGctagaaatttatttatatattttttattattattattttatcctaAATTTGGTGTTTgtttgtttaaaaaattttcaattgtttgttaattaaaattgaaggtTCAGATTTATGTGGTTTTACttgtaaaatttaaagattactttataaattttaattaaaaaaatgtatgAACACACATATATGATATAACTTTGGTCCATTTGGGCGAGCGTGGTAATTGCGAAAAGTAGAACCCATGCTTTCCTcatgtgaaaaatatatattatataggatacaattttatacattttttttttttatttccattcaaacaattcaaatataaaaaatattttagcataGACTTAAAATCTCTCAACATAATTcactttaataaattttaaatttatataaaaattaaatctcttaaTTGCATTGGTTAATGATTTTTATTGTTAGTCATAGGGTGCCTATCTCATAATTAAAGATGTAGTTTGGTTTCAAAttctaatcaaaattttaaaattgaatacaTAATTATACCTTTTTATTATTtggaattaatatatttaacacttaattaaaaatcatgATTTATtggattaaatttataaaaattataataaataggcacaaatttcattgaaaattgatcgaaaaggaagaaaaaaaaataatagacaattttttattttttattaatttatgtttaattgttataatttctataaattttagTATTCACTAAGTTTTAAATTAGTTTAAGTGTTGAATTAGTTAGTCGCAAATAGTATTAAGGATTTAGAAATGTATTTCTTTATGAAAACATCAAAATTTGGTTGTTGTCTATAGGAAATTTCATGGAATTTGATTTGATATATATTTCATAAGGAAGAACACTGTGGATATATTTATAAACTAGCTGATGATCTGATCCATGCAATTGCAGATGATTAGTAGATATATAATTACAAAAGCAAAGTCCTTACAAGATGAAGTTTGGAAAAATACATTGAAATTTGGTTCTTTAGGTTTAAATAGAAAGCTATCAAATGCACCATTCATCATTCAAACTGGTTCCAAAATATCCATGATCTCATTCGTCAACATACGtgcacatatacatatacatacatacatatatacgtATATTCATGCATACCTATCTCTTAGAATATTAAGCAGATGAAGGCTTAACAAGAGCAGGAGAATCAGATTGTGCAGCCATGGAAATCTCAAGTTGCCTTAGAGAAGCAGGAGGCTGAAGAGAGAGCAACTCTGGAGGAATGAGATTGTCCCATCCTTGAATTGGATTGGTATTTGCTGAACCATCCCATCCAATGTGTGTCACATGCTTCACATCTGTTGGAACCCCAATTTCCATTTCTAGTTCTTCAATTTCTTCTTCATATACTGCATAATCCAAGCCATGCATGCATGGATCCATCATAGAATTCTATATTTTACGAGGTAATaatattgatttaattgattAGGAAGAGAGATGAAAGCTTACCAAACAATTGAGAGAAGGTCTTGAAACCCTTGACAAGTCTGTGAAACCGATCTGATATGTTGGGCTTTGAAACAGCAAGAAATTTCAATCCATTCTTCATACTCTCACTGCTTGATAAGCTTTCCTCGTCGTCTTCTTTTTTtcctgcatatttctcaacaCAAACACAAATAAATAAGCTTATCTACAGAAGAAAGatccacacacacacacacacacacacacacagagagagagagagagagagacttaTTGGTGGAGGTGGTGGCTGCTTGGTTCTTCTGGGGTGGTGAACCCCAATAGCCACACTTGATTCAGAGACACAACCAAtggagaaaggaagaagaacaaGCCTTTCCATTCTATCTCTCATTTCTTCATCAACAACTcaagcaaaagaaaaaggaaaattaaagGGATTAAAGAATATGTGAAGTGGACTGAGAAACAAGAGCAAAAAGTCTATAAGGTTGGTTGAGGAGAAGGCTATAGTAGAGAACCCTAGAACTGGATTTGGGTTTGTTATATTGGGTGGTGGGCATGGTGGCTTTGCAGCCAAGTTATTATAATTTCACGTACAAACAAGTCAGCTACAAAAATTGAGTTTGGGTTGGTAGAGAGATGGTGATGGGGTATGTTTGGacgtataattttaaattattaatgggTTTTATCGTGAAGTTTAACCTAATTAACAGATTCAAGACCTTCGTTAGACGTATGTGCTTCAGTTTCAGACATGCAATAATCCAGAGTAGGTGGAACTGCTGTCTTCACCATACAACTAAACCACTCTAAaaagagaggaaaaaaaaaactatcttTTTGTTTAAGTTCTCTACCTATACTTGCCTCTCTTGCAGTATAAGCCATTACTTATTATGTATTATCATCTTTAGAATtagttctcttttttttttttttcaatttattattaatgatattgctttttttttttgtgggttTTCTTGGTTTGGACTCTATACCAAACTAGAAGCAGGGAGTGCAAAACAAGCAACTTTTCTGGTTAGAATCTATCAAAGTTGTATTGGCTATGAGGAGGACCAAACTGCACTTTCTTGATCTTAAAGAAGAAAAACATGATTGATTGTTAGAATAGGTTaagaaaaaacagaaaaaaatttTGTTGGGAAAATGATGTTCTTATAATGGGGAACTTAGTTCCAAAAGCCATTGATTGATCACTTGAAAAACTTATTACTTGAATTTCCTATAATTAGGATAATCTAGATGATTATAAActcaagatatatatatatatatatatatatatatataattatattgataatatttattatatgtgaGTTTATACATTTTATATATCGATTCTATTACAGACAAGATATAGACAGGAAATTTTCCATTTTCAAATGCATCATCATTAGTTGCTCAACATTtgtcttttaaaatatttaaagaaattaaaggaaaaaaaaataaaagaatgccGAACACATAACTTGAGATTGAATAGTGCATCATTTTGAACAAATATTGATATGGAATTCTTAATAGGTTAAATTTGTTCAACTCTAAATTCAGAATGGGTTCATTAGTTTTCAGATTTTCTTTGTAGGTTATATTTGTAAAGTTAATTTGGTTGGAAACAAACTTTGACAACTTGAGAACAGAGAACTCAGTTTTCATGTTATTCTGAGAGTTCAAGAGCAAAAGAAGACATCTAAACCAGAACCACAAGGAAATAAACTGAGTGGAGATCAAATCATTACAATATTAAATTGGTCCAGCTCCAGCATCCAAACCCCTTACAATGGGGGAAAACGTTAACGGTTCATTTCAAATTGCAGGAATGATAGCATTTCATATCCTCAATCTCCTTTTCTATGGATACAAATGATGATCTAGATCTCCTTGTGCAGCATACATGATGTAATTACTTCTCTCTACATCTTTAACAGCAGTTATTCTCAGCACAAAATCCCAGCTTAGGCAGAAACGGACTGCTAAATTAACCTGCAATCAttag
This genomic interval from Manihot esculenta cultivar AM560-2 chromosome 12, M.esculenta_v8, whole genome shotgun sequence contains the following:
- the LOC110627875 gene encoding tyrosine-protein phosphatase DSP3 isoform X2; translated protein: MGLIIRESDYEDKNDGVLLPPANFSMVEDGIFRSAFPQPHNFPFLKSLNLRSIIYLCCEPYPQENLEFLRANNIKLLQFGIEGKSHRTGCLVGCFRKLQNWCLASVFEEYRHFAGVKWRNSDLQFMEKFDVTCLRQCLYSIIYQYHGYGSNKRRLLYREENIQKPQIKSN
- the LOC110627875 gene encoding tyrosine-protein phosphatase DSP3 isoform X1, with the translated sequence MGLIIRESDYEDKNDGVLLPPANFSMVEDGIFRSAFPQPHNFPFLKSLNLRSIIYLCCEPYPQENLEFLRANNIKLLQFGIEGKSEPSVSMPRDTIMEALKVLIDVRNHPILIHCNRGKHRTGCLVGCFRKLQNWCLASVFEEYRHFAGVKWRNSDLQFMEKFDVTCLRQCLYSIIYQYHGYGSNKRRLLYREENIQKPQIKSN
- the LOC110628736 gene encoding CRIB domain-containing protein RIC4, with the translated sequence MRDRMERLVLLPFSIGCVSESSVAIGVHHPRRTKQPPPPPIRKKEDDEESLSSSESMKNGLKFLAVSKPNISDRFHRLVKGFKTFSQLFVYEEEIEELEMEIGVPTDVKHVTHIGWDGSANTNPIQGWDNLIPPELLSLQPPASLRQLEISMAAQSDSPALVKPSSA
- the LOC110627876 gene encoding protein METHYLENE BLUE SENSITIVITY 1, with amino-acid sequence MTGKAKPKKHTAKEIAAKVDAATTNRGGGKAGQMDRTGKDKGGHSKFECPHCKSTAPDLKSMQIHHDARHPKIPFEEDKLINLHADNVAESSKPRPGVRGSFKK